The sequence below is a genomic window from Methylophilus sp. DW102.
GATACCCCACCATCGGAATGCCTGATAAGATTTAATGAAGCTTTAGGTGCATTACTGTTAAGTTCCGATACCCCACCATCGGAATGCCTGATAAGATTGCCATTGGCGTATCAGGCGCTGGTGCGATGTTCCGATACCCCACCATCGGAATGCCTGATAAGATGCCATCCAAGCAAGTGCCCGCCGAGTATTCGTTCCGATACCCCACCATCGGAATGCCTGATAAGATCAAAGACAGTGTTGCTGTATTTGAAACTAAGTTCCGATACCCCACCATCGGAATGCCTGATAAGATTGCAATGCTGTTTACAAAACCATTGTCTAGGTTCCGATACCCCACCATCGGAATGCCTGATAAGATCTTGGGCAAAAAGAAGTGCCTGGGCCACAAGTTCCGATACCCCACCATCGGAATGCCTGATAAGATCATCTTTTGCTTTGCGCAGTAGCGACCATAGTTCCGATACCCCACCATCGGAATGCCTGATAAGATTAGACATGCCGCGCATTGTTGTGAATGTTGGTTCCGATACCCCACCATCGGAATGCCTGATAAGATCCTTCTCTCCAGTTTAATAGCGTAATCTGTGTTCCGATACCCCACCATCGGAATGCCTGATAAGATATAGCAGTAGCACAGCAAGCTAATAATGCTGTTCCGATACCCCACCATCGGAATGCCTGATAAGATTGCTTAAAACAGCATAATTTACGCGGTGAAGTTCCGATACCCCACCATCGGAATGCCTGATAAGATTGCCTGCTTGGGAATTGGGGTTAATCATGCGTTCCGATACCCCACCATCGGAATGCCTGATAAGATAGGAACGGTCTCCACAGCACAAAACCCGCCGTTCCGATACCCCACCATCGGAATGCCTGATAAGATAGATTGTTCGCAACCTATTGATTTAAAAGGGTAGTAGAAGTTAAAAAAGCTCAACTTGCTCAGGCATGTTGGGCTTTTTTCTTGTCGGCTTGGTCCCAAAAAACTCTTTGGTCATGCCATATTGTTTGTCCGTGACAATAAAAAATGCGACTTGTGCATCTTTTGGGATAAGCGGACGTAGCCTAACGATGGTCGCTTCTCCCACCGCAAGTGTTGGAAAGTGATGCACGTACAGTGAGTTTTGCAGTTGAACAAAATTTTCTTGTAACAAGCAGCGCCTAAACACACTGTAATCATGCCGCCCTTCTTTTTCGGTCATTGGGCAATCATATACACAAATTACCCACATAACTCGCCACCCATTTACGCCCATGTTTCGTCGTCAGTTTCCGTAACTAAATCTTCTGGCAAACTCAGTTGCTTTCCCCTCCCATCTAATACGCGTACAAAGCTGGCAATAGTCTCGTTAATTGCAGATGGCAATCGATAACCCGCACCATTGAACTTTACTTCTTGCATAACAAACCCCAAGATTTCTTTACGCGCTTGGCTATTAAATTCACCCGCATTGTTTAGGTAAACGTAACGCTCCACCACAAAACGGTATGGCTCAATAAAGTCATCAGCCAAGTTAAAGGGGTTTTCCATACTGCAATGCCCTAAACCTAGTGAGGGGTTTAAGCCAGCCATTACCAAGCTGCGCGCTATCATAGATCGCAAGACTGCATAACCAAAATTTAGGCGAGCATTTACAGCATCATCTGCACCCTGTTTCTCACGAGAGAAATTTTCGTCAAATAAATGCGCCCAGTAATGCTTTGCGCCTTGTCCCTCACATTTTGTTTTGTCGGCAGGTTGAACCTCTTGCGCCAGACGTTCTAATCTTAATGCGCCTTTGCGGTTCAAAAAACGTAAATTAATGGCTTGCGTACTAAGTCTTGCTTTTACCAACGCTTGCCAAAGCTTTGCTTTACTTTCGGTGCCATCTAACACCATTTGTTGACGCAAGCGTCGGACTAAATCGCCATTGCCAACTTGTGGTAAAAACCATGCGCATGGATGGTGAGCTTCGTCAGTCACCATCACGCTTGCTCCTGCTTCCGCAAGACCACGTAATGCCTGCACAGAAATTTGAATAGTGTGATGATGTAAACACAGCACAGCAATGTCTTTTGGTAAGACATGGTGATCATCAAACCCGTCACGCCTAATTCGCAACCTGCCTAAATCAACTGAAATTGAGGCAGGATTTTCAATTAGCAAAATACGGTGCTCAGACAAAACTAGTCTATCCTTTTTAAGCGAAGCACTTGAGTAAAAGAAACTTTTTTCTTACCAGAACCTGGCTCTTTGATTGCATCAAATGCACGTGGGTCAACTATGGGTATTAAGAATAAATTTCCTTCAATTGTGAAATATCCTATACGGTATTTTTTACCAACTTTGCTATCTAACACCGTATCATTTTTATGTAGTCGCACCATATTTTCCGCTAGCGGCTGATGTTTACATTTCATAGCCTGATGCGTATTTACTAAAGTTTGCTTGCCTATGCGACCATCAAATATTTCCGTTTCAAGATAGGCATATCCTGCATTTGGCAGACGCTTAGAATGTTCACGCCCATCTTTACTTGTGTGGGCAATAATCGCGACATCATCTGCATAATTGCCTGTAAAGCATTTTACTTTTTTGATTTCTACTCGCTGCCCATATAAGGTTTGGTAAAAAGGCATAGCTAAAGCTTCTGGAGCAGTTTTTCCCGAGGCTACTCTCGCATCAAATGCTTTTAGAATAATCTCTTTAACTGTTGAGCTGACAATATTTTCAATTGCTTTGTGTGCTTGCTCTATAGTACCTTTTCTACGGTCAATTAAATCTGCAACCTTTATGCGCAATGTGAGCCTTGCTTTATCTTCGTTAGATTTAACCGCAGCGCCATAAGCTGTCTCTTGAAAAATTGCACCATCTGGATAACGATCTGGTTTAATCGAAATTGGACATTCACGCACAGCAGCCAATGCAATTTCCCGTATGTTTTTTATAGGTGGTTCAGCTACCTCCAACTTTGGTTTATAACCTCTCATCTCACGCTCAGAATCCAACTTGTATTGCCGCGCCATTTGTTGAAACAAACCACGCGAAGTGAGGCCGATTGTCATAGCGTCAATCAAATGATGTCTATGGTCTATACGCTTGTTAAGCTTGCGGTCCGTATGGCGCGCTTTATCTATATGTCCATGTGCATCTAAAACCTTATGCCCCTCCCACACATCTCGATATTTCTCAAAATCTTCAACGCTGACCACTTGCATTTCTTCATCTAAAACCGGTAAGCCTTCCTCAGTTCGTGCTTGTGGAATAACTGTTTCCAGCTTCCATTTGCGTCGTAACATTGCAGTGAGTTCTCCGCGAGAAACGGAAACCGGGGTTTTGCAGATGCCTTGCAACCATTGCGCGGCCTCTTTGGCAATCCAAGATGTTTGTTGAAATTGACGATCAGCAAACTCTGCAATCGACTCATCCGTGAGCACTTCAGACTCAAAGTCTTCCAACAGCAATAATTTGGACTTGCGATATTGTTTGTTATCTGAAAAGTACTTTGCCCGCACCTTGATGACTTGCCAACGCTCCGCATCATGCCCCCATGCTTGAGCAGGTGTTTTATTGCCTTTCTCCTGATTACAACTGCGGTGAGCCAATACAATTTCGCTTCGTTTTAAACCAACCTGTGTAAGCGATTTTGGCAAAATATGTTCGTATTCTGTTTCAGCACCACTCAGCGCGTCGCCCAAGCTGATTGGTTTTGTGCAATAAGGGCAATGGCCTTTGCCTTGCTCTACCCATAGCAAATAGCGGCGAATACGTGATGGCGTAACCGTAACGCCATGCTCACGGATTTCTGCTTCTGCATCTAGACGAGCTTTACGATTTTTATTGTTTTCACTTTCACGCTCATTACGTTTGCTGATTCCCACGCTCATTTCCCGGGACATTTCCACAACGATTTGCTCTGGCTGAGTCCCCAAATCTACCATCATACGATTAAGCACATAGCGCATTTGCCTTAACGAACCATCAACGACAGCATTACCTGTACTAGGCGCAAAATCCAAACTATCTTTTAGTGCTATTGGTTTGTTAAAGCTTTCAGGGTAACAGACACGTATCGCAGCATCTTCATCAGGTCGCATTTCGCCTTGCCATTCATTAGGCCACCATGGTGAATCCAACCACGCTGTAAGTTTATTTAGCGCTTTAATTGAGTATGAGGCGCGGCCACTTTCAAAGCCCATTTTGCTAAGCCGGTCAAATTTGTCATGGCTTTTTAACAAATTGATAAACTCCACAAGCTTCTCCGGCAATTTGCGCATAGTGCCATCAGCTTTTGCAAAGCGTGTGTACCACAGCGGATCATCAAGTTGCTCAGGTGAACCTAAATCCGCTAAAAAGTTAATGACTTGTATTTGAGTGCGCGCATCTAATGCCAACCATGCATCACCTAATTCTAACTTGCGAAATATATGGTTGGTTTTGTTACCAGGGATTTCATCGCGACTCAATCTATCTAAATTCAGACCTTTAGTGTCAGGCCTTGGGCAACCAGCAACATCCAGTGCTTTATAAATGGCATCAAACTTCACCACTTCTTTTTCATCGCACAATTGGCGAATAACTACCTTTTGTGCTGCGGATAGTTTTTCTGCTCGTTTACCCACACCCCAGCGTAAATCAGCCAGTGTTTTTTCAATTCGAAAATGCTGAAAAGCGAGTTGAGCGCGAGGTGCTCTTGCAAGTGTAGGTTCTAAGCTACATTGCCCAACCATACCGCCTACCGCTTTTAATGGGCGCTGGTGAAAAATGGCATTATAAAAAATATCCTTAAGCGGCTTGCCTTCATGCTTGGAATTAAGGACTGGATAAAAGGCAGATTGTGTTTGCCAAATTTGTTCAAACTCAGCCACCAACTGGCTTCTCAGCGCATACAAATTTTTGCCTTCAGTGGTTTTATCTTCAGGCTCTTTTATTTTGAGTTTGGTTGGTTTGCCATCTAGCCATCGCTGATATAAAAACTCACCAAGCGTCACCTCATCAAAACCTTTGCTTTGCGCCAGAGCTTGCATTTCAGTCTTAAGGTCATGGTTGCCGCCTTCAACCTCCCCAAGCTTTGCACCTTCCTTTTTTGGGCGAAACTCACCTCCGTAACCACGCCGTTTGCCTATACGAATAAATACACGGATTAAGTTGGATAAATCTATTTTCTCTCTGGCCGCCTTAGCACGAATTTCTAATAAAGTACGTCCGCTATCAATGGACGGCCCTAACTGGATGTAAAGCAAGGATGCCAATGCAGCAATCGCTTTGGTTCTTCCTAAACGTCTATCGATTTGGCGACGTTGCATGCGTGCAGCACGACGCCCCGCTTTTTTAGACTTAAGTCCTGACTGACTTTTTTCTAAAGGCTCATCGAAAATACGAACATGCTTCCAAACTAGTTCGAGCGGATTATTGTTTTCATCGAGTGAAAACGCCGCCACACCAAGTGAAGCGGTCCCTACGTCCAAACCAACTCTGTATCGCATGACACCCCCTTTTATTTGCAACTTGTTGTATTATGCAAATATATCAGGTATTCCGATGGTGGGGACTATCGGTAACAAGGGTTTAAAAACCCACCGATATAAGGGGCGAACTTAGGTTCGCCCTTTTCTTTTCGTGATTACCGATTCACAAACTCAACCTTGGGAATCACTCCTGACAAATCCAGCCGTGTAAGGCTGGCGTAATCGATATGCAACCGGAACAAGCCTTTGAGTTGCATATTCAGCACATGCGCAATCAGCGCGCGTATCATGCCGCCGTGGGTGACTACCAGCACATGTTCACCGGCATGGCGGGCTTGTATCTCTTGCAAAAAGTCCACACCGCGCGCCTGTAACTGGGCAAAGGTTTCGCCTTGTGGCGGCGAAAGTTCGGCATAGTTTTTGGCCCAGACATCAAATCGCTCACGCGGAATATCGTTCCAAGCCTGCATCTCCCATTCGCCAAAGTGCAGTTCCTTGAGGCGCACATCGGCCTGAATGTCTCCGGCATGCCCCAGGCCGTGGGCCAGACCCAGTGCGAGTTTGTGGCAGCGCTGCAAAGGGCTGGTATAGAGGGCGTGGAAAGCATCGGCTTGCAGCTTTTGCTGCACGCTGGCCAACTCGTGATGAAAGTTGGCCGAGACATCGACATCGCTTTGTCCGTAACAGATGCCTTCAGCGATTTGTAAACTGGTGTGTCTCACCAACGTCAATTTCATGCCAAGCGCTCCCAGGCCAGCAGGCCCAAATAAAAAGCGACTTCAGTCAGTTGCTGTGTCGCACCCAGCGTATCGCCGGTATACCCTTGAATCTGTCGTAACATCGTTTGCCGCCACATCTGCCAGACCACGAGCACAGGCAAGCTGGTGATCAGTAAAAAATGTCCGGCAGCCATCAATGACTGATTGATGCCCAGCATCAGGGCAAAGCCCAGCCAGCACAGCAGGCCGAAGACGCTGGCGTATACAATATCCTGCCGGGTCAGCGTAGTGGCTAGCGGTTTGGCCTTGCCCGCAGTGCGCACATAGTTGGCCGTCGCCATCACATACACCGCCGCCAGTCGGCTCAGGGCATGGCTGGCAATCAGTGCAAACGGCAAGATGGCGGGCGCAAGGGCAGACAAAGCCTCAAACTTGAACAGCAAGATGCCCACCAGCGCAATGGCGCCGTAGCTGCCAAGGCGAGAGTCATGCATGATCTCCAGCTTGCGCTCGCCCGTCATGCCTCCGCCCAAGCCGTCCGCACTGTCCGCCAGGCCATCTTCATGAAAGGCGCCTGTGGCAAGGATGGTGGCAGCCATGCTGCACAACACGGCCAATGCCGGGTTGAACAGCCCGTGCGCCAGCCACCAGACCATGGCGGCCAGTAAGCCCACCAACAGGCCGACTAGCGGAAAATAGCGGGCCGCCTGATTCAGATCACTTTCTTTAAAATCAGGCAGTGCGGGCACCGGGATACGGGTAAAGAAGCCCACGGCCAGCAAAAAGGAACGCCATTGCGATTTCACTGCACTTGCTCGCTGACGCCAGCACTCTCAAAGCTGGCCATTTCGGTGAGAAAGGCAACCGCTGACTGCAACAGGGGATAAGCCAGTACGGCACCGGTGCCTTCACCCAGACGCAAAGACAAATGCAGCAAGGGCTGCGCCTTGAGATGTGCCAGCATGATGCCATGGCCACTTTCGTCGGAACAATGCGCAAATACGCAATAGTCGACCACCTGCGGATAAAGCTTGGCGGCCACCAGCAAGGCCGAG
It includes:
- the cobC gene encoding alpha-ribazole phosphatase, whose protein sequence is MKLTLVRHTSLQIAEGICYGQSDVDVSANFHHELASVQQKLQADAFHALYTSPLQRCHKLALGLAHGLGHAGDIQADVRLKELHFGEWEMQAWNDIPRERFDVWAKNYAELSPPQGETFAQLQARGVDFLQEIQARHAGEHVLVVTHGGMIRALIAHVLNMQLKGLFRLHIDYASLTRLDLSGVIPKVEFVNR
- a CDS encoding adenosylcobinamide-GDP ribazoletransferase, with product MKSQWRSFLLAVGFFTRIPVPALPDFKESDLNQAARYFPLVGLLVGLLAAMVWWLAHGLFNPALAVLCSMAATILATGAFHEDGLADSADGLGGGMTGERKLEIMHDSRLGSYGAIALVGILLFKFEALSALAPAILPFALIASHALSRLAAVYVMATANYVRTAGKAKPLATTLTRQDIVYASVFGLLCWLGFALMLGINQSLMAAGHFLLITSLPVLVVWQMWRQTMLRQIQGYTGDTLGATQQLTEVAFYLGLLAWERLA
- the cas1 gene encoding type II CRISPR-associated endonuclease Cas1 codes for the protein MSEHRILLIENPASISVDLGRLRIRRDGFDDHHVLPKDIAVLCLHHHTIQISVQALRGLAEAGASVMVTDEAHHPCAWFLPQVGNGDLVRRLRQQMVLDGTESKAKLWQALVKARLSTQAINLRFLNRKGALRLERLAQEVQPADKTKCEGQGAKHYWAHLFDENFSREKQGADDAVNARLNFGYAVLRSMIARSLVMAGLNPSLGLGHCSMENPFNLADDFIEPYRFVVERYVYLNNAGEFNSQARKEILGFVMQEVKFNGAGYRLPSAINETIASFVRVLDGRGKQLSLPEDLVTETDDETWA
- the cas2 gene encoding CRISPR-associated endonuclease Cas2, which translates into the protein MGVNGWRVMWVICVYDCPMTEKEGRHDYSVFRRCLLQENFVQLQNSLYVHHFPTLAVGEATIVRLRPLIPKDAQVAFFIVTDKQYGMTKEFFGTKPTRKKPNMPEQVELF
- the cas9 gene encoding type II CRISPR RNA-guided endonuclease Cas9 (Cas9, originally named Csn1, is the large, multifunctional signature protein of type II CRISPR/Cas systems. It is well known even to general audiences because its RNA-guided endonuclease activity has made it a popular tool for custom editing of eukaryotic genomes.) yields the protein MRYRVGLDVGTASLGVAAFSLDENNNPLELVWKHVRIFDEPLEKSQSGLKSKKAGRRAARMQRRQIDRRLGRTKAIAALASLLYIQLGPSIDSGRTLLEIRAKAAREKIDLSNLIRVFIRIGKRRGYGGEFRPKKEGAKLGEVEGGNHDLKTEMQALAQSKGFDEVTLGEFLYQRWLDGKPTKLKIKEPEDKTTEGKNLYALRSQLVAEFEQIWQTQSAFYPVLNSKHEGKPLKDIFYNAIFHQRPLKAVGGMVGQCSLEPTLARAPRAQLAFQHFRIEKTLADLRWGVGKRAEKLSAAQKVVIRQLCDEKEVVKFDAIYKALDVAGCPRPDTKGLNLDRLSRDEIPGNKTNHIFRKLELGDAWLALDARTQIQVINFLADLGSPEQLDDPLWYTRFAKADGTMRKLPEKLVEFINLLKSHDKFDRLSKMGFESGRASYSIKALNKLTAWLDSPWWPNEWQGEMRPDEDAAIRVCYPESFNKPIALKDSLDFAPSTGNAVVDGSLRQMRYVLNRMMVDLGTQPEQIVVEMSREMSVGISKRNERESENNKNRKARLDAEAEIREHGVTVTPSRIRRYLLWVEQGKGHCPYCTKPISLGDALSGAETEYEHILPKSLTQVGLKRSEIVLAHRSCNQEKGNKTPAQAWGHDAERWQVIKVRAKYFSDNKQYRKSKLLLLEDFESEVLTDESIAEFADRQFQQTSWIAKEAAQWLQGICKTPVSVSRGELTAMLRRKWKLETVIPQARTEEGLPVLDEEMQVVSVEDFEKYRDVWEGHKVLDAHGHIDKARHTDRKLNKRIDHRHHLIDAMTIGLTSRGLFQQMARQYKLDSEREMRGYKPKLEVAEPPIKNIREIALAAVRECPISIKPDRYPDGAIFQETAYGAAVKSNEDKARLTLRIKVADLIDRRKGTIEQAHKAIENIVSSTVKEIILKAFDARVASGKTAPEALAMPFYQTLYGQRVEIKKVKCFTGNYADDVAIIAHTSKDGREHSKRLPNAGYAYLETEIFDGRIGKQTLVNTHQAMKCKHQPLAENMVRLHKNDTVLDSKVGKKYRIGYFTIEGNLFLIPIVDPRAFDAIKEPGSGKKKVSFTQVLRLKRID